The following are encoded together in the Primulina tabacum isolate GXHZ01 chromosome 18, ASM2559414v2, whole genome shotgun sequence genome:
- the LOC142533630 gene encoding putative glycerol-3-phosphate transporter 4 → MGGNPPGISLIRSIRGSGWTLSTYRYVVLIVTFIAYTSYHASRKPSSIVKSVLHPEPNGNLISFRPWPVGNLFVKNELMVMSDGDTIKKNMGWVPFNGKDGTWKLGVIDVAFLSCYSLGMYVAGHLGDTLDLRLFLTTGMVGSGTFVALFGMGYFFDVHVFWFYLAMQMVAGLFQATGWPSVVAVIGNWFGKRKRGLIMGIWNAHTSVGNIAGSLLAAGVLQYGWGWAFILPGAFIFTSGIIVYLFLPAYPEEVGFPRLNGPSSEFVAVPEDEEAQIPEKCAEGNEVNGRNQANSGNRRSVGLLEACSIPGVIPFALCLFFAKMVAYTFLYWLPFYLSQTAIEGHYMSVKTAGNLSTLFDVGGIFGGVLAGYISDKLKARATTAASFMYAAIPSMLLYRRYGSTSKAVNILLMMIAGLFVNGPYALITTAVSADLGTHSSLKGNSRALATVTAIIDGTGSLGAALGPLLTGFLSSIGWDAVFLMLIIGAFAAGLLLSHLVLIELREKVTKQLDKKRKNLTGPASNPLLNDQG, encoded by the exons ATGGGAGGAAACCCACCTGGGATTTCTCTTATTAGGAGCATTAGGGGGAGTGGTTGGACTCTGAGCACATACAGATATGTTGTTTTGATTGTTACTTTCATAGCTTATACTTCGTATCACGCTTCAAGAAAACCTAGTAGCATAGTCAAGAGTGTTCTTCATCCGGAGCCAAACGGTAACTTGATCAGCTTTCGACCTTGGCCGGTTGGCAATCTGTTTGTCAAGAACGAGTTGATGGTGATGAGTGACGGGGATACGATTAAGAAAAACATGGGTTGGGTTCCGTTCAATGGAAAGGATGGTACGTGGAAGTTGGGAGTGATTGATGTCGCGTTTCTTTCTTGTTATTCTCTGGGAATGTACGTGGCTGGGCATTTAGGTGACACATTGGACCTACGGTTATTCTTGACCACGGGTATGGTTGGGAGTGGTACTTTTGTGGCGTTGTTTGGGATGGGCTATTTCTTTGATGTCCATGTGTTTTGGTTTTATCTGGCGATGCAAATGGTCGCGGGGTTGTTCCAGGCTACTGGTTGGCCTTCAGTAGTCGCTGTTATAGGCAATTGGTTTGGGAAAAGGAAGAGAGGACTTATAATGGGTATTTGGAATGCACATACTTCGGTTGGTAATATTGCCGGATCGTTGCTTGCGGCCGGTGTTCTACAGTATGGATGGGGTTGGGCTTTTATCCTTCCAGGCGCATTTATATTCACGAGTGGGATAATTGTATACTTATTTTTGCCTGCTTACCCAGAGGAGGTTGGATTCCCTAGACTTAATGGTCCATCATCCGAGTTTGTAGCGGTACCGGAAGATGAAGAAGCTCAGATACCGGAAAAGTGTGCTGAGGGAAATGAGGTGAATGGCAGAAATCAGGCCAATTCTGGAAATAGAAGAAGTGTTGGACTCCTTGAAGCTTGTTCAATACCGGGAGTTATTCCATTTGCACTTTGTCTCTTTTTTGCAAAGATGGTTGCATACACGTTTCTTTATTGGTTGCCGTTCTACCTTAGCCAGACTG CCATTGAGGGACACTATATGTCAGTGAAGACGGCTGGAAATCTTTCAACTCTATTTGATGTCGGAGGAATATTTGGTGGAGTTCTTGCTGGTTATATTTCTGATAAACTAAAAGCTCGGGctaccacagctgccagcttcATGTATGCTGCGATCCCGTCAATGCTTCTATACCGTAGATATGGAAGCACATCAAAGGCTGTTAACATTTTGCTTATGATGATAGCTGGTCTGTTTGTAAACGGGCCATATGCACTCATCACAACCGCAGTCTCTGCTGATCTCGGCACTCATAGTTCTTTAAAAGGCAATTCTCGAGCACTTGCTACGGTTACGGCCATCATTGATGGTACGGGTTCTCTGGGTGCTGCTCTAGGCCCTCTTTTGACCGGATTTCTTTCATCCATTGGATGGGACGCAGTTTTCTTGATGCTCATAATTGGTGCCTTTGCTGCCGGTCTGCTTTTATCTCATCTAGTTCTGATCGAATTAAGAGAAAAAGTGACCAAACAGCTAGACAAGAAACGCAAAAATCTCACGG GGCCTGCATCCAATCCCCTTTTGAATGACCAAGGCTGA
- the LOC142532454 gene encoding protein NRT1/ PTR FAMILY 7.3-like: MESSLEVVSKVHLKGEEERFTGDGSVDLHGKPAIRDKTGKWVAGIIILLNQGLDTLAFFGVGVNLVLFLTRVLQQDNADAANNVSKWTGTVYIFSLVGAFLSDSYWGRYKTCAIFQIIFVVGLVLLSLSTQIFFLKPHGCGNESSNCESHSRWEIILFYISIYMVALGYGGYQPNIATFGADQFDEEHPKEGHSKVAVFSYFYLALNIGSLFSITILSYFEDEGMWTLGLWASTASAFAALLLFIGGTKRYRHFKPSGNPLSRFCQVFAAAAKKVSVGFSPGDVHLCEDDAKENSNTGARKMLHTHGFKFLDRAAYITSRDLDHMKENARNPWRLCPVSQVEEVKCILRLIPIWLCTIIYSVVFTQMASLFVEQGDAMNTEISNFRIPPASMSSFNILSVAFFIFLYRRVIDPLVFRIRGKSLTKLQRMGIGLVIAILAMVSAGVVECYRLKYARKDCRHCQRSSSLSIFWQVPQYALIGASGVFLYVGQLEFFNAQAPDGLKSFGSALCLTSISLGNYVSSLLVSIVIKITSENNMPGWIPGNLNKGHLDRFYFLLAGLTAIDLVQKWMFDSVNYPPFCLTN; this comes from the exons ATGGAATCGTCCTTAGAAGTAGTATCGAAG GTTCATTTGAAGGGGGAAGAAGAAAGGTTTACTGGCGATGGAAGTGTTGATTTGCATGGGAAGCCGGCAATAAGAGATAAAACGGGAAAATGGGTTGCGGGGATTATAATTCTTC TGAATCAAGGTTTGGATACTCTTGCATTCTTCGGAGTTGGAGTGAACTTAGTGTTATTCCTCACCAGGGTTTTGCAACAGGACAACGCCGACGCAGCCAACAACGTGAGCAAATGGACCGGAACGGTGTATATATTCTCCCTCGTCGGCGCCTTCCTTAGCGACTCTTATTGGGGACGATACAAGACTTGTGCCATTTTTCAGATTATCTTTGTCGTC GGGCTCGTGTTGCTCTCACTATCAACGCAAATTTTCTTCCTCAAACCCCATGGTTGCGGAAACGAGTCGAGTAATTGCGAATCCCATTCGAGGTGGGAGATTATTCTCTTCTATATCTCCATCTACATGGTTGCCTTGGGGTATGGAGGGTACCAACCTAACATCGCCACATTCGGGGCCGATCAGTTTGACGAAGAGCACCCGAAAGAAGGGCACTCGAAAGTGGCCGTTTTCAGCTACTTCTATCTGGCATTGAACATCGGATCACTCTTTTCGATTACCATCTTGAGTTACTTTGAGGATGAAGGGATGTGGACACTTGGATTATGGGCATCTACTGCATCCGCTTTCGCAGCTCTACTACTCTTTATTGGGGGCACCAAAAGATATCGGCATTTTAAGCCGAGTGGCAATCCCCTGTCCCGGTTTTGCCAGGTTTTTGCCGCGGCTGCAAAAAAAGTCTCGGTCGGTTTCTCTCCCGGTGACGTTCATCTATGCGAGGACGACGCCAAAGAGAACTCGAACACAGGTGCTCGGAAGATGCTCCACACTCATGGCTTCAA ATTTTTGGACCGAGCAGCGTACATTACCTCACGAGATTTGGACCACATGAAAGAGAATGCGCGCAACCCTTGGCGCCTATGTCCCGTTTCTCAAGTTGAAGAAGTCAAATGCATACTAAGGCTCATCCCAATTTGGCTCTGCACCATAATCTACTCCGTCGTATTCACTCAAATGGCTTCGCTATTCGTCGAACAAGGCGATGCAATGAACACCGAGATCTCAAACTTCCGAATCCCACCAGCAAGTATGTCTAGCTTTAATATCCTAAGCGTTGCCTTCTTCATATTCCTATACAGAAGAGTGATCGACCCACTCGTATTCAGGATCCGTGGAAAAAGCCTCACCAAGCTTCAAAGGATGGGGATAGGCCTCGTTATAGCGATCTTGGCCATGGTCTCCGCAGGCGTTGTCGAGTGCTATAGGCTCAAGTACGCTAGAAAGGATTGTAGACACTGTCAAAGGTCGAGCTCGTTGAGCATCTTTTGGCAGGTCCCTCAGTACGCACTCATAGGAGCATCTGGGGTGTTCTTGTATGTAGGGCAGTTAGAGTTTTTCAATGCGCAGGCGCCAGACGGACTCAAGAGCTTCGGGAGCGCCTTGTGCCTGACCTCGATCTCCTTGGGGAACTACGTGAGCAGTTTGCTTGTCTCTATCGTGATCAAGATCACGTCTGAGAATAACATGCCCGGATGGATACCGGGAAACCTTAACAAGGGTCATCTAGACCGGTTTTACTTTCTTCTAGCCGGTCTAACGGCGATTGATCTGGTCCAAAAATGGATGTTTGACTCTGTTAACTATCCCCCCTTTTGCCTCACCAACTAG
- the LOC142533580 gene encoding LOW QUALITY PROTEIN: vesicle-associated protein 2-1-like (The sequence of the model RefSeq protein was modified relative to this genomic sequence to represent the inferred CDS: deleted 1 base in 1 codon) — translation MTVAKQLVSVRPEELRFQFELEQQSYCDLKVTNNTEHYVAFKVKTTSPKKYYVRPNNGVIHPWDSCVIRVTLQAQKEYPHEMQCKDKFLLQSTVVPPNTEVDDLPQDTFNKEDEKTLEECKLRVVYMPPHTSSEILDDGVKQTNPDQALQRLQDERDKAVRQTQQLQQDLEILKRKRNRGGVEGFSFKFSLLVGLIGITAGFLLKLLLSTPSTD, via the exons ATGACTGTTGCTAAGCAATTGGTCTCTGTGCGGCCGGAGGAGCTCAGATTTCAAT TTGAATTAGAGCAACAAAGTTATTGTGATCTTAAAGTTACAAACAACACAGAACACTATGTTGCATTCAAG GTGAAAACAACCTCTCCAAAGAAATATTACGTGAGACCAAACAATGGTGTAATTCATCCATGGGATTCGTGTGTCATAAGAG TTACTCTTCAAGCTCAGAAGGAATATCCTCATGAAATGCAATGTAAAGATAAGTTTCTCCTTCAAAGCACTGTCGTGCCTCCAAATACAGAAGTGGATGATCTTCCACAAGATACT TTCAACAAGGAGGATGAAAAAACATTAGAGGAATGCAAGCTTAGAGTTGTGTAC ATGCCTCCTCACACGTCTTCTGAGATATTGGATGATGGAGTTAAGCAAACCAATCCA GACCAGGCCTTGCAACGGCTTCAGGATGAGAGGGATAAAGCTGTTAGGCAAACTCAACAGCTCCAGCAAGACCTG GAAATTCTCAAGAGGAAAAGAAATCGGGGAGGCGTTGAAGGGTTCTCCTTCAAATTTTCGCTGCTCGTGGGACTCATAGGAATCACAGCAGGGTTCCTTTTAAAGTTATTGCTGTCAACTCCTTCCACAGATTAA